One Rouxiella sp. S1S-2 genomic window, AGCACGGCGATAGTCCCCAGCGCACCGCCCAAGGCCAGTGAACCCACGTCACCCATGAAGACCTGAGCCGGATAAGTGTTAAACCAGAGGAATCCGAGGCCTGCACCGACGATCGCCGTACAGACGATAACCAGCTCACCGGCGTGTCGCAGATAAGGAATATGCAGATAATTGGCGAAGTTCATGTTACCTGTCGCCCAGGCCACCAGCGCAAAGCCGGCTGCCACAAACACCGTTGGCATAATCGCCAGGCCGTCCAGACCGTCGGTGAGGTTCACCGCGTTGCTGGTGCCGACAATCACGAAATAGCTCAGCAGGATATACAGCAGGCCAAGCTGCGGCATGATGTCTTTAAAGAATGGCACCACCAGCTCGGTAGCCGGCGTATCTTTACCTACGGTATACATCACAAAGGCAACAACCAAGGCGATGACCGACTGCCAGAAGTATTTCCAGCGGGCAATCAGGCCTTTAGTGTCTTTACGCACCACTTTGCGATAGTCATCCACAAAGCCCACTGCGCCGTAACCTACCAGCACAAATAACACGCACCAGACGTAAGGGTTAGAAGGGTACGCCCACATCAGAACCGATACAGTAATAGAGAACAGAATCAGCACACCGCCCATCGTCGGCGTACCGCGTTTACTAAAATGCGACTCTGGACCGTCGTGGCGAACGACCTGGCCAATCTGCAGTTTCTGCAAATAAGCAATCAGGCGAGGCCCCATCCACAGGGAGAGGAACAGAGCCGTCAACAGGCTGACAATGGCGCGAAACGTCAGGTATGAAAAGACGTTAAAGCCTGAATAATATTTGACCAAATGTTCGGCCAGCCAAACTAACATGTTGCATTCTCCTGTAACGCCCGTACTACCTGCTCCATCGCGGCACTACGTGAACCTTTAATTAAAACGGTAATTACCGCGTGTTCAGATAACAAGCTGGCTAAACGGGCTATTACAGCAGCTTTATCTTCAAGATGTTCGCCACAGCCACTCGCGTCGCTGATTGCACGACTAAAGTGACCCACGGTTAACACTTTATCGATCCCGGCCAGGCGAATCGCATCGCCAACCTGACGATGGCAGGCTTCGCTTTCGTCGCCGAGTTCGGCCATGTCGCCCAGCGCCATCACCCGATAGCCGGGCATGTCTGCCACGACCTGCGCTGCCGCAGTCATCGAGCCGACGTTGGCGTTGTAGCTGTCGTCGAGCAGCGTTTTACCCTCGGCCAGCTTAATGGGGAACAAACGCCCTTTCACCGGCTCCAGCGTAGACAACCCTGCGCGTACAGCCTCAAGAGTCGCACCTACCGACAGCGCGAGCGCCGCGGCAGCCAGAGCGTTGGCCACGTTGTGGCGGCCAGGGAGCGGCAGGCTCACATCGATTTGCCCCACCGGCGAATGCAGCGTAAAGGTGGTGGCAAACGCCCCAACCTCAACGTTGCTGGCAAAGAAGTCGACGCCGTCCGCGGCATCAGGAGAGAAGCGCCATACGGTTTTGTTGCCAATACGTGCCTGCCAGTGAGGCCAGTCATTATTGTCGGCATTAAGAATGGCAACGCCGTCAGCGGGCAAGCCCTCAAAAATTTCGCCCTTGGCCTGAGCAACGCCGGCCAATGAACCAAATCCTTCGAGGTGTGCCGCAGAAAGGTTATTCACCAGCGCAGTTTGTGGACGTGCAAGGTCAGTGGTATAGGCTATTTCGCCCTGATGATTGGCACCCAGCTCAACCACTGCAAAATCGTATTCGGCCGTCAGGCGCAGCAGCGTCAGCGGCACGCCGATGTCATTGTTGAAATTACCTGCGGTGTAGAGCACGTTGCCACACTGGCGAAGGACGGCGGCAGTCATCTCTTTCACTGACGTTTTGCCAGAAGAACCCGTTAACGCCACCACGCGGGCCGGCACCTGCTGACGAACCCAGGCACCCAATTTTCCCAGCGCAATACGCGTGTCGGCCACGACAAGCTGCGGGGCATCTATCGGCAGGCGTTTGCTCACAATTAAGGCGGCGGCACCGGCTTTCAGCGCGTCGACGGCAAAGTCGTGAGCGTCAAAGTTTTCGCCCTTGAGGGCAATGAACAGACAGCCTGGGGTAATTTGGCGCGTGTCGGTGGTGACCGCATCTATCTGTAAATCAGCGCCTAGCAGTTCGGCGCTTAACACCTCGGTCAGCGTGCGCAGAGTAACCGGGATCATGCAACCACCCCCAGCAAACGTGCAGCAGTGACGCGATCCGAGTAGTCAAAGCGCTGATTGCCGACCAACTGGTAATCTTCATGCCCTTTGCCGGCGATGAGCACCACGTCGTTTTCGCCCGCCTGCATAATCGCGCTAGTGACCGCTTCTGCCCTGCCAGGAATAGCCAGCGCGCGGCCAGCGTCAAGCAGACCGGAAAGAATGTCGTTGATGATCGCGCGAGGATCTTCGCTACGCGGATTATCGTCGGTGATAACCACGCGATCGGCATACTGTTCGGCAATACCGCCCATCAGAGGACGTTTGCCTTTATCGCGATCGCCGCCGCAGCCAAACACGCACCACAGTTTTCCAGTGCAGTGCAGCCGTGCAGCCGCTAAAGCTTTTTCAAGCGCATCAGGGGTGTGGGCGTAATCAACCACGACGGTAGGTCGGCCCGGCGCGTGAAACACTTCCATACGCCCGCATACCGGTTGTAGCTGAGGCGCAGTTTGCAGCAGCGCTTCCAGCGGATAGTCCAGAGCAAGCAGCGTGCCCAGCGCAACCAGCAGGTTACTGACGTTAAAGGCACCCATCAGGCGGCTCTCAAGGAGACCTTTGCCCCAGCTCGAATCAAGTTCGACGGTGGCGCCTTTGTCGTGATAATTCACACTGCTCGCCGATAGCCAGCGGCCTTTCCAATCGGCAGGAATACTGTTTTCCATGCTCACGGCGACCGCGTCAGGCAGTTTGGCAAGCCAGCGCTGCCCTACGCTATCGTCAGCATTAATGATTTTCTGCGCGCTGTGGTGGGTCGAAAACAGCTGCCATTTGGCCTCTTCGTAGTGTTGCATATCACCGTGATAGTCGAGGTGATCGCGGCTCAGGTTAGTGAAGGCCGCGGCGGCAAAAGGCAGTGCCGATACGCGATGCTGAACCAAACCGTGTGAAGAGACTTCCATCGCCGCAAAGCTTGCGCCCTGCTGAACGAGGGTATGAAGAAGGTGTTGTACCTGCACCGCCGAACCGGTGGTGTTTTCTGCAGGAACCACGTTGTTGAGCAAGCCGTTACCGACGGTGCCCATCACGGCGCTGGTTTCGCCCAGCATTTGTGCCCACTGTGCCAGCAACTGAGTGGTGGTGGTTTTACCGTTGGTGCCGGTAACGCCCACTAACTGCAGCGCCGCACCAGGCTGCTGATAAAAGCGACCAGCAATCTCGGACAACAGCAGATTCAGGTTTTGCAGATAAACAATCGGAACACCGTGTTTCATGCTGACAGCGCCGTGTTCGGCCTGCCCTTGCGCTTCTGCCACTACCGCGCTGACGCCCTGCGCGATAGCCTGAGGAATATAGTGACGGCCATCGCTCGAATGGCCTGAAATCGCGACAAACAGATCCCCCGCAGCCGCAACGCGGCTGTCGAGAATCATGTCTTTAAGCACCGTTTGTGGGGTATCACTCACCCAAGGTGCTAGGAGGTCGCGTAAATTACGATCTGTCACCTGAAGCCTCTTTATGATTATTGACAATGTCATTGCCTACGTCCGTCGGTAAAGCATCCGGCTCGACGTTCATCGTGCGCAATACGCCGCCCATGATGGCGCCAAATACCGGTGCAGAAATCGCGCCGCCGTAGTATTTACCCGCCTGAGGGTCATTAATAATGACCACCAGAGCAAATCGGGGATTACTCGCTGGCGCCACGCCAGCGGTATAAGCAATGTATTTGTTCACGTATTTGCCATCGGGACCGACCTTTTTAGCCGTCCCTGTCTTGATAGCGATACGGTAGCCCTTGATTGCGGCCTTAACGCCACCGCCGCCGGGCAAGGCAACACTTTCCATCATACGAACCACGGTGCGTACCAGAGGTTCGGGGAAAACGCGTTCACCGGAAACCGGTGGATCAACTTTGGTAATCGACAGCGGACGGGCAATGCCCATGCTGCCAATCGTTGCATAGACTCGCGCTAGCTGGAGAGGTGTCACCATTAGCCCGTAGCCGAAAGAGAAGGTGGCCCTCTCTATGTCAGACCACCGTTGTTTTCTTGGAAATAAGCCACTGCTTTCTCCAACCAGTCCCAAATTGGTCGGTTTTCCCAATCCAAAGCGCGAGTAAGTGTCTACCAGCTCTGAGGACGGCATCGCTAACGCCAGCTTTGAAACACCGACGTTACTCGACTTCTGCAAAATACCCGTCACAGAAAGCTCAGGGTAGCGGGCCACGTCTTTGATTTCATGGCCGTTAATTCGGAATGGCACGGTATTCAATACGCTATTTTCCTTGATGACGCCCTGCTTGAGCGCCGTCATAACCACCATCGGCTTCACCGTTGAGCCAGGCTCGAAAATGTCAGTGATCGCGCGGTTACGCATGGTGTCTTTAGGCGTATTAGCCATATTATTTGGGTTGTAAGACGGGCTGTTGGCCATCGCCAGTACTTCACCGGTCTGCACGTCAACCAGCACAGCAGTCCCAGATTCGGCTTTGTTGAAGGCTACCGCGTTGTTCAACTCGCGGTAAACCAGCGCCTGCAGACGTTCATCAATGCTGAGCACCAGATTATGTGCCACCTGGCTGTCTACACTTGAAATGTCCTCAATGACACGGCCCGAGCGATCTTTACGCACGGTGCGTTCGCCCGGCTGACCGGTAAGCCAGCGGTCAAAGCTTTTCTCAACGCCTTCAATACCTTCGCCGTCAATGTTGGTCACGCCGATAATGTGTGAAGTGACCTGGCCCGCAGGATAGTAACGGCGGGACTCTTGGCGCAGGAAAATACCCGGCAGTTTCAGCTTGTGAATATACTCACCCATCGCCGGGTTGACCTGGCGGGCCAGATAAACGAAACGGCCTTTCGGATTGGTGTTTACGCGAGCGGTGAGTTGATCGAGTGGAATATTTAGCGCATCGGCCAGCGCTTTCCAGCGGCTGTCGACGGTGATACCGCCGTGTTCGTTGACTTCTTTAGGATCTGCCCAGATAGCATTAACCGGCACGCTAACGGCAAGAGGACGTCCCGCACGGTCGCTTATCATGCCGCGAGAAGTAGGAATGGTTTGTACGCGAAGAGAGCGCATGTCGCCCTCTTTCACCAGTTTGTCGGGATTGATGACCTGAAGGTAAGCCACACGCGACATCAGACCCACCAGCGCCAGAAGAATACAGCCGCACAGCAACGCAAAACGCCAGCTTATAAAGCTGGCCTTATCTTCTGGACGCTTAAACTTCGCGGCACGTGTCGCTTTCATCTGTCGCTTATCATCTCCATGAACAGGTTGCCAAGTCGGCTAAAATTTACTGCTGCACAACGATGGTTTCCTGGGAAGGATCAACATGTTGCATCTGCAATTTTTCCGTCGCGATACGTTCTACCCGGCTGTGGTCGCCGAGGGCGTTCTCTTCGAGGATCAGGTTGCGCCATTCGATATCCAGCGCATCTTTTTCCAAAACCAGCTGTTCACGCTGAGCGGTCAGCAGTCGCGTTTTATGCGAAAGGGTCACGACCGCCATGGCACTGATCAGCGACGCTGTCAGCAAAATCATCGGGATTTTTCCATTGCGCAAAATGTCGCTGAAAATAACCCCAACCAAACCATGACGTTCGTTGCCAATCATTACGCGTTCCTCGCGGCAAATCGCAGTACTGAACTGCGCGCTCTTGGATTCTCTGCCACCTCGGCGTCCGAAGGCTTCATTTTGCCCAAGGCTTTCAAGGTGCGTCCGCCGAGGCTCTGCAACTGGGCTTCGGTCATTGGAATTCCCGAAGGCACCTGCGGTCCCCGACTGTGCTGACGAATAAATCGTTTTACAATTCGGTCTTCAAGCGAGTGGAAACTGATTACCGATAAGCGTCCATCGGCTGCCAGTACCTCATGTGCGCCGTCGAGGGCACGTTCGATCTCTTCCAATTCGCTGTTGATGTAAATGCGTATCGCCTGGAAGCTGCGCGTGGCTGGGTGCTTGTGCTTCTCACGAAACGGTGAGGCATTCGCAATCAGATCCGCCAGCTCTTTAGTACGCGTCATCGGCAGCTCGCGGTTGCGTTCAACGATGGCGCGGGCAATACGCTTGGCGAAACGTTCTTCACCGAATGTTTTTAGAACCCAGGCAATGTCATCGGCTTCTGCTTTCATCAGCCATTCAGCGGCCGAGTATCCCCGACTGGGATCCATACGCATGTCGAGAGGGCCATCGCGCATAAACGAAAAACCACGCTCCGGATCGTCGAGCTGCGGCGAAGATACGCCCAAGTCCAGCAATACACCGTCTATCTTCCCTACCAGCTCGCGCTCTTTAACGTATTCGGCAATATCAGAGAACGGACCGTGAATGATTGAGAAACGCGCGTCGTCAATGGCTTTGGCGGCTTCGATCGCCTGAGGATCGCGGTCGATAGCCAGCAAGCGCCCTTCCGGTCCCAGCTGCGACAAAATCAGTCGCGAATGGCCGCCACGACCAAAGGTTCCATCGATGTAAATGCCATCGGGGCGTATGTTCAGCCCGTTTACGGCTTCATCCAACAACACGGATGTATGTTTATAATTTTCAAGCATGCTTATAGTGACAAGTCCTGTAATCTCTCGGAAAGCGGTTCACGAGACGATTGTTCAGCGTCAATGTCTTCCTTAACTTGTTGATACCAGGTCTGTTCATCCCACAATTCAAACTTGTTGAATTGTCCAACCAGCATCACTTCTTTGGCCAGCCCGGCGTGCTGTCGCAGCGTTGACGCGATAAGCAGACGCCCGGCGTTATCCATCTGACATTCACTCGCATGTCCGAGTAACAAACGCTGAATTCGGCGCTCGACTGGATTCATGCTCGACAGACGGGACAATTTTTGTTCGATAACTTCCCACTCGGGCAAGGTGTAAAGGAGCAGGCATGGGTGATGGAGATCAATGGTGCAAACCATTTGACCCTCAGACTCCTCGCTCAGCAAATCCCGATATCGGGTAGGTACGGCAAGCCGCCCTTTGCTGTCGAGATTAACCATCGTTGCCCCACGGAACATACCTGAGCTACCCCTCAATGACCCTTTTCACCACTTTACACCACAAATTCCCACTTAAAGGAGTTTACGGATGCTTTTAAAACCTTGTCAAGCCAGAGAGGCCAAGGTTTCTGATTATTTACAGGCAATGAGTTAGGCAAAAACCGAAGAACGGAGTTTTCTACCGCGGGGATTAAAAAATAACGTCATGATTAGTTGAGGAAAAATCATTTAAATAACAATAACGGTCAAAAAGAAAACAATTTGGACGTTATTTATCTATTTATATTCTTCTGCTATCTATCTCTCATTTCTTAAACCACAGACTTTGCTTGTTACTTAATAGGCCGTCAGCGAAAAGGGCATCATCTAAAATGTTTTAGAATCCTCTTTGGTCCCCCACCCCGTGGCTTTCACGGCCCTGGAGCGTCATCTTAAAAAAAGTCAGGCCAAATTACGGCGGGAATTCTACAGCAGAATAGCGCGCAGTATTAACGTATTTTTGAAATTGATTATTCGATTTTCATGAGGGAAAAGATTTTTAAATAATAATTTGTGTGAGATTGCTCTTAATCTTAATCAATTATGCCATTTTAAGAGTGAGGGTAATCTTTTTGGACGAATTTCACCCATAAGAAAAGTATTGTTTTGTAAATACCGCGAGAATCGAGAAAAACGGAGAAGTGACGAGTCCAGATAAAGCCTGTACGCATTATCTGAACCCGACGATCATTTACGGCTAAGGCGTCCGCGTCTGAACAAGTTACGGCGAATACGCGTTAAACCCGCTTTAGGTTTTTTAGGCTCATCAAGACAGGCAAGCACCAGTTCAAGCACGCGCTCGGCAACGTCGCGATGCCGTTGAGCCACCGCCAATACTGGACACTCCAGGAAATCGAGCAGTTCGTTATCACCGAAAGTGGCGATAGCCAAGTCAACCGGCAAGCGCCCTTCCTGCTTGAGCGTAACGTCCATGACGCCTTGCAGCAGTTGGAAAGATGTCGTGAACAACGCTTTGGGCATCTCGTGCGTTTTTAGCCACTCGGAAAAAACCTGGGCGGCCGAGTCACGGTCGTAAGCATTGGCATAGAGGAAATTCGGACTGCGCGCATCGTTTTCCCAAGCCTGGCGGAATCCCTGTTCACGCAGGAAGCTGACTGAAAGTTCCGGCAGCGCGCCGAGGTAAAGCACGTTTTCAGCGGGGAATTTGCGCAACTCATCGGCCAGCATAAAAGCATCTTCCCGATCGGCACCGACGACGCTGATAAAGTTTTCAGGATCTAGTGCGCGGTCGAGGGCAATAATGGGGAAACTGTCTTTGGCCCAGCGCTGATAAAACGGATGCTCCGGCGGCAATGACGTTGAAACAATAATGGCATCAACCTGGCGCTGCAGCAGGTGTTCGACGCAGCGCATTTCGTTGTCTGGCTGGTCTTCGGAGCAGGCAATCAGTAGCTGATAACCACGCTGACGTGCCTGTCGCTCCAGGTAATTGGCGATTTTGGTGTAGCTGGTATTTTCCAAATCGGGAATCACCAGCCCGATTGAACGGGTTCTGCCCGCGCGCAAACCGGCCGCAACGGCATTTGGGTGGTAATTATGTTCCTTCACGACAGCCATCACTTTCTCGACTGTCTTATCGCTGACACGATACTGCTTCGCCTTGCCGTTAATTACATAACTGGCAGTAGTACGCGAAACACCCGCTAACCTCGCGATTTCATCCAGTTTCACCAAGAACCCCTTAATTGAAGTAAATACTCTCAATATCTAACCTGAGAAGACCCTACTCGGCAAGGTGTTTTACCATAAGTCCTTAGCCAGTAGAAAAAATGTAGCTTCAGGCATTAAAAAAGCCCAACCGAAGTTGAGCTTTTGAAAGTGGTTTACGCGACGCAAACTTGTCGCAGAAAAACGCGGCTATTCGGTCTTAACGCATCACTTTGTCACCACGAGATACGCCAACCACACCTGAACGTGCCACTTCCACAATTTCTGCCACATCACGAACCGTATTGAGGAAGGCGTCAAGTTTGTCGCTAGTGCCTGCAAGCTGAACCGTGTAAAGCGTAGCAGTCACGTCAACAATCTGCCCACGGAAGATTTCTGTCGAGCGTTTGATTTCTTCACGGCCGTAGCCTGAGGCTTGCAGTTTAACCAGCATTATCTCGCGCTCAACGTGTGAACCCTGAACCAGTTCGTTCACACGTAACACGTCAACCAACTTGTGCAGCTGCTTCTCGATTTGCTCCAGCACCTTGGCATCACCGACCGTCTGAATAGTCATGCGAGACAGAGTAGGATCGTCAGTTGGGGCAACGGTCAGGCTTTCAATGTTGTAACCACGCTGCGAAAAAAGCCCGACAACGCGAGACAGTGCGCCTGATTCATTTTCTAACAGTACAGATAAAATCCGGCGCATGATTAGGTCCTCTCCGTTTTGCTTAACCACATTTCGTCCATTCCACCGCCACGGATTAACATTGGGTAAACGTGTTCGGTTTCATCTACGCTGATATCGACAAATACCAGACGATTTTTCTGTGCCAGCGCTTCAGCCAGCTTGCTCTCCAGCTCATCAGGATGGCGAATGGCGATCCCGACGTGTCCATAGGCCTCAGCCAGTTTCACGAAGTCAGGCAGCGACTGCATGTAGGACTGCGAGTGACGGCCGGAATAGATCATGTCCTGCCACTGCTTAACCATGCCCAAATAACCGTTGTTCAGGTTTACAACAACTACCGGCAAATCGTACTGCAACGCGGTAGAGAGCTCCTGAATGTTCATTTGAATGCTGCCATCACCGGTAACACAAACAACCGTTTCATCAGGCAGGGCCAGTTTGACGCCCAGGGCAGCCGGCAAACCAAAGCCCATGGTGCCCAGACCACCGGAGTTGATCCAGCGGCGCGGTTTGTCGAACTGATAATACAGCGCAGCAAACATTTGATGCTGGCCCACGTCGGAGGTGACATATGCCTCACCCTTGGTCAAACGGTGCAGCGTTTCTATTACCGCCTGCGGTTTGATGGTGCCGGTATTTTTGTCATAACCGAGACAGTTTTTCGCTCGCCACTGCTCAATGCTCTGCCACCAGTCACGCAGCGCATCAAACTCCTGCTTGTCTTCGGCGCTTTCCAGCAGCTCGAGCATTTGCTCCAGCGTCTGTTTAGCATCGCCAACGATTGGAATATCGGCATTGACCGTTTTAGAAATTGACGTTGGGTCAATATCAATGTGCATGATGGTCGCGTTAGGGCAGTATTTTTCCAGATTGTTGGTAGTCCGGTCGTCAAAACGCACGCCCACGCCGAAAATCAGGTCGGCATTGTGCATCGTCATGTTGGCTTCGTAAGTACCGTGCATGCCGAGCATGCCCACGCTCTGGCGATGCGTGCCGGGGAATGCACCCAGTCCCATCAGCGTTGAGGTTACTGGAAGGTTTAGTTTCTCAGCCAGTTTGAGAAGTTCAGCGCTACATTCAGAATTTACCGCCCCGCCACCCACGTATAGAACCGGCTTTTTAGCCGCCATTAGCGTTTGCAGCGCGCGTTTAATCTGCCCGCGATGCCCCTGCACCGTCGGGTTATAGGAGCGCATCGAAACCTGCTCAGGATAAGCATAAGGCAGTTTTATCTGAGGATTGACCACGTCTTTAGGCAGGTCGATAACCACCGGCCCCGGTCTACCGGTTGAAGCCAGAAAGAAGGCTTTCTTCAAAACGGTTGGAATATCTTCAGCACGCTTCACCAGGAAGCTGTGTTTAACAATCGGACGGGAAATCCCGACCATGTCACATTCCTGGAAGGCATCGTAACCAATCAGCGAGCTGTGAACCTGACCAGATAGCACCACCATGGGAATGGAATCCATGTACGCCGTGGCAATACCGGTGATAGCGTTGGTTGCACCCGGACCTGAGGTCACCAACACCACGCCGACTTCTCCCGTCGCACGCGCATAGCCATCGGCCATATGCACTGCGCCCTGCTCATGTCTGACTAGCACATGATCAATCCCGCCGACCGTGTGCAGGGCATCATAGATATCCAACACCGCTCCGCCGGGATAACCGAATACATGTTTTACGCCCTGATCGATTAACGACCGGACGACCATCTCGGCTCCTGACAACATCTCCATGGGTTTGCCTCCAGGCTTGTGTTCTTTGTGACGACTCGTTTCAATTGGATGTCGGAAATCTTTCCCTAATCCGGGGTAAGAGGGCTTGGCACCCTTCTGTACTGTTCTTTATTGTTCTGCGATATAACTGATTACCTTAACGTCAGAATAGGGGTCAGGCAAATGACAAAAGACCTCAAACATAGGGAGGTTACTCGTGGTCGCTGCCAATTGCAGACATCTCGGCATAAAAAACCACACAATGGGCCTGACAATTAAGGTATATAACGAAGGGGGATTGAATTACAGAATTAAATTATGGCCGTATGTGACATATTTTAAAAAAATAATAAGGTGATCTACATCACGTTAAAACACTTTGCATTGGCAGGTTTTGTTGATTTCTCATTAAAACCCTGAAGTATCGACGTATTCAGCCGAACTCACCTCTATTGCGGCGGTGAAAGAAGTGAGTCCATTCTCGATGAGACGAACGTTGACCCAAATAAATTCACGGATAAACGAGTTACCCGTGAATGCCAGTATAAAAGACTAGAAAACCCAAAAATCCTGCTATTAAACCCTAACGATACGTTAAGGCATACTCACACACTGGGTCAGCAGTTCTTTCATCCACAGATTGCCTTTGTCTTTACTGGCAGACTCATGCCAGGATAAATAACTGTTTAACTTATTATCCAACCAACTTAGGCTGTCAATTTTAAGGTTCAACCTTTCGGAACTTAATAATGCTAGCCATCGGGGAACCAGCGCCACCATTTCTGTACGAGAAACTATTTCAATTACGCTAATCAAGCTGGCGCCCTGATAACACACTTTTTCCTGCGTTTCCGACGTATTATAATAAGGGAAACTAAAAGAAGAATACCCACTCAGTCTAACAACGGCATGTTTCTCCTTAAAAAAGTAACTCTGACTCTCTTGCTGCCCGATGCGCGGATGATTATTAGAGGAGATGATCACCAACTCATCTTCGAAAAGCAGCTGATTATAAAAATCTGAACGTTCGATGCAGCGATAATCAATGGCGAATTCCAATTCTTGATAGCGAAGTTGATTCTCGATATTTTCATTGACCAGTGACTCAATATTCAACGTAACGCCGCTCGACGCCTGACTTAGCACGTTAAGAATTTTAGGGGCAAGTAACAGGTCCAGAGGACTGCTGATGGTAATTGAAAACTGCCTTCTGCTGGTTTGAGGGTCAAACCCCAACCCCGGCAACTCATTGGTAACCAGCTGTAGCGCCTGCCTTATGGGGCCATAAAGCTGATGCGCTCTTGCGGTAGGTTCAATACCACGACCGGAACGCACGAACAGCTCATCGCTGAACATATTTTTTAAACGCGACACCGCATTGCTTACCGCCGGTTGAGACATTCCCAACATGCGTGCCGCACGCGTAATATTTTGTAACTGCATAACCGCATCAAATACCGTCAATAAATTTAAATCTGCACGGCGTAAATGATTATCCTCATGGCTGGTCGGGATTTTATTTTTGGAGATTTTCTCATCCTGCGCTTTATCTAGAATAATGTCCGTCATTACGCCTCCCAAATTAGAAAGATAAGTTCATTTGAACCAACAAGGTAGATACCATTCATAGCAAAGAGTGATATTAAGCTGCTTATCTATAGCATCGAACACCCAGTAATTAAGCTAACCTAAAAGACAGGTAAGCCATGTGAGTAATTCATGATAATCGGCTTAAAAACCCCATCAAATCTGAGTAAAACCTGATAATTTATCTCTCAATAACATTGGGAACTCTCTCGACAAACCATTACACCAACCTTTTAATCTAATGCAGAATTTTATGCCACGCTAAACCTCTACCATTATCCCCCCCATTTTAGCCCCACAGCATTCTTAAGTTGACATCAACAAAGCAATCACGTATCAATTTAGGCACAGGCACAATGCCATCCCAATTACGAGAAGCTGAAATACAGATGTTTAAATTCACCCGTCTACTAGGCCTACTACTCAACGCAGATACATTGCGCGGTATGCCAGCGGGTGAAAATCAAAACTGATTCCAGCCTCCACAGTGAGCAAACCCGCGCAAATGCGCGGGTTTTTTTTTATCCGCAAAGCGCGAAAGTAAACAAGACAAGGAACATAAAATGAGCGAGCAAGTCATTATTTTCGATACCACGCTGCGTGACGGTGAACAGGCTTTACAGGCAAGTCTGAGCGTTAAAGACAAGCTGCAAATCGCGATTGCGCTGGAAAGAATGGGCGTAGACGTAATGGAAGTGGGCTTCCCAGTCTCTTCGCCTGGCGATTTCGAGTCTGTACAAACTATTGCTCGCCAGATCAAAAACAGCCGCGTTTGTGGTCTGGCACGCTGCGTGGATAAAGACATTGACGTTGCGGCAGAGGCCCTGCGCGTCGCCGAAGCGTTCCGCATTCACGTGTTCCTGGCCACGTCGACCCTGCACATTGAATCAAAATTAAAACGCTCGTTCGATCAAGTACTGGATATGGCCATACACTCGGTCAAAAGAGCACGCAACTACACTGATGACGTTGAATTCTCATGCGAAGATGCGGGCCGTACGCCGCTGG contains:
- the murF gene encoding UDP-N-acetylmuramoyl-tripeptide--D-alanyl-D-alanine ligase codes for the protein MIPVTLRTLTEVLSAELLGADLQIDAVTTDTRQITPGCLFIALKGENFDAHDFAVDALKAGAAALIVSKRLPIDAPQLVVADTRIALGKLGAWVRQQVPARVVALTGSSGKTSVKEMTAAVLRQCGNVLYTAGNFNNDIGVPLTLLRLTAEYDFAVVELGANHQGEIAYTTDLARPQTALVNNLSAAHLEGFGSLAGVAQAKGEIFEGLPADGVAILNADNNDWPHWQARIGNKTVWRFSPDAADGVDFFASNVEVGAFATTFTLHSPVGQIDVSLPLPGRHNVANALAAAALALSVGATLEAVRAGLSTLEPVKGRLFPIKLAEGKTLLDDSYNANVGSMTAAAQVVADMPGYRVMALGDMAELGDESEACHRQVGDAIRLAGIDKVLTVGHFSRAISDASGCGEHLEDKAAVIARLASLLSEHAVITVLIKGSRSAAMEQVVRALQENATC
- a CDS encoding peptidoglycan glycosyltransferase FtsI, whose translation is MKATRAAKFKRPEDKASFISWRFALLCGCILLALVGLMSRVAYLQVINPDKLVKEGDMRSLRVQTIPTSRGMISDRAGRPLAVSVPVNAIWADPKEVNEHGGITVDSRWKALADALNIPLDQLTARVNTNPKGRFVYLARQVNPAMGEYIHKLKLPGIFLRQESRRYYPAGQVTSHIIGVTNIDGEGIEGVEKSFDRWLTGQPGERTVRKDRSGRVIEDISSVDSQVAHNLVLSIDERLQALVYRELNNAVAFNKAESGTAVLVDVQTGEVLAMANSPSYNPNNMANTPKDTMRNRAITDIFEPGSTVKPMVVMTALKQGVIKENSVLNTVPFRINGHEIKDVARYPELSVTGILQKSSNVGVSKLALAMPSSELVDTYSRFGLGKPTNLGLVGESSGLFPRKQRWSDIERATFSFGYGLMVTPLQLARVYATIGSMGIARPLSITKVDPPVSGERVFPEPLVRTVVRMMESVALPGGGGVKAAIKGYRIAIKTGTAKKVGPDGKYVNKYIAYTAGVAPASNPRFALVVIINDPQAGKYYGGAISAPVFGAIMGGVLRTMNVEPDALPTDVGNDIVNNHKEASGDRS
- the mraY gene encoding phospho-N-acetylmuramoyl-pentapeptide-transferase produces the protein MLVWLAEHLVKYYSGFNVFSYLTFRAIVSLLTALFLSLWMGPRLIAYLQKLQIGQVVRHDGPESHFSKRGTPTMGGVLILFSITVSVLMWAYPSNPYVWCVLFVLVGYGAVGFVDDYRKVVRKDTKGLIARWKYFWQSVIALVVAFVMYTVGKDTPATELVVPFFKDIMPQLGLLYILLSYFVIVGTSNAVNLTDGLDGLAIMPTVFVAAGFALVAWATGNMNFANYLHIPYLRHAGELVIVCTAIVGAGLGFLWFNTYPAQVFMGDVGSLALGGALGTIAVLLRQEFLLLIMGGVFVVETLSVILQVGSFKLRGQRIFRMAPIHHHYELKGWPEPRVIVRFWIISLMLVLIGLATLKVR
- the murE gene encoding UDP-N-acetylmuramoyl-L-alanyl-D-glutamate--2,6-diaminopimelate ligase, whose protein sequence is MTDRNLRDLLAPWVSDTPQTVLKDMILDSRVAAAGDLFVAISGHSSDGRHYIPQAIAQGVSAVVAEAQGQAEHGAVSMKHGVPIVYLQNLNLLLSEIAGRFYQQPGAALQLVGVTGTNGKTTTTQLLAQWAQMLGETSAVMGTVGNGLLNNVVPAENTTGSAVQVQHLLHTLVQQGASFAAMEVSSHGLVQHRVSALPFAAAAFTNLSRDHLDYHGDMQHYEEAKWQLFSTHHSAQKIINADDSVGQRWLAKLPDAVAVSMENSIPADWKGRWLSASSVNYHDKGATVELDSSWGKGLLESRLMGAFNVSNLLVALGTLLALDYPLEALLQTAPQLQPVCGRMEVFHAPGRPTVVVDYAHTPDALEKALAAARLHCTGKLWCVFGCGGDRDKGKRPLMGGIAEQYADRVVITDDNPRSEDPRAIINDILSGLLDAGRALAIPGRAEAVTSAIMQAGENDVVLIAGKGHEDYQLVGNQRFDYSDRVTAARLLGVVA